The genome window GCTTGATCTTGCGCTGCCGCAGGGCGTTATCCTCACGGATAAATTTGACGAGCTTTTTGCAAACTGCGACGTCGTTATCGACTTTACGATCAAAGAGGGCGCGATAAACCTGCTAAACTACGCCCGCACCGACCCAAAACCGCTAGTTATCGGCACGACGGGTCTAGGCGAGGACGGCGCGAACCTGCTAAAGCTAGCAAGCGCGGCGATGCCGATACTTTACGCTACCAACATGAGCCTTGGCGTCGCGGTTTTAAACCGATTGGCGGCGCTTGCGTCAAAAGCATTGCGCGAATTTGACGCCGAGATCGTCGAGCAGCACCACAGACACAAAAAAGACGCTCCAAGCGGCACGGCGCTGACGCTTGGCGAGTGCGTAGCGGCGGCTAGAGGGCTAAATCTAAAAGACGTTTTGGTAACGGGCAGAGACGGTATGGTCGGAGCTCGCAGCAAAGACGAGATCGCGATCCTAGCCGTGCGAGGCGGCGACGTCGTGGGCAGGCATACGGTCGGATTTTACAACGAGGGCGAGTTTATCGAGCTAAATCACACCACCACTAGCCGCGCGACCTTTGCCAAGGGCGCGATAAAGGCGGCTATTTGGGTTGCGGGGCAGCAAAGCGGGTTGTACGGGATAGATGATTGCCTTGGGCTGTGAGACAATAACGGCTTATCTCGCGAGCGCCTTTGAAAGAGCTTGAAAATTCGGGCTTGCGGCAGACCGCACGTCTAGCCTCGTCCAAATTTTCTACGCAACTTTCAAATTCATCTCGCGATATTTCGCCTTATTTTTTATGTTAAATTTTGATATTTTCTTGAAAATTACAGAAAATCGGCGGCGATATTTTTGACTTAGGCGAGGCGAAATTTAAATTTTAAGCGTAGGCTAACCGCGCGGGTTGCCGAGCTTGAAATTTAAATTTTAACGAAGCATAAGGCAAAAAGATAACGCCCCTAAAAAAGGAAAAAAATGTGTGCGATAGTTGGAGTGATTAATTCTAAAGATGCGGCAAAAACGGCATATTATGCACTATTTGCCATGCAACACCGAGGCCAGGAAGCAAGCGGCATCAGCGCATGCGAAAACGGC of uncultured Campylobacter sp. contains these proteins:
- the dapB gene encoding 4-hydroxy-tetrahydrodipicolinate reductase, whose amino-acid sequence is MVKIGIHGASGKMGRMIIECLKNEPGAKLSAAYTIEPLDLALPQGVILTDKFDELFANCDVVIDFTIKEGAINLLNYARTDPKPLVIGTTGLGEDGANLLKLASAAMPILYATNMSLGVAVLNRLAALASKALREFDAEIVEQHHRHKKDAPSGTALTLGECVAAARGLNLKDVLVTGRDGMVGARSKDEIAILAVRGGDVVGRHTVGFYNEGEFIELNHTTTSRATFAKGAIKAAIWVAGQQSGLYGIDDCLGL